The following are from one region of the Rhodospirillaceae bacterium genome:
- a CDS encoding two-component system response regulator (chemotaxis regulator that, when phosphorylated, interacts with the flagellar motor causing the flagella to spin clockwise which causes the cell to tumble), giving the protein MAIDRNMRILVVDDYKTMLRIIRNLLKQINFNNIEDALDGSRALQKLREKEFGLIISDWNMEPMTGIELLKEVRADEKLKKIPFIMITAESKTENVIVAKQAGVSNYIVKPFNAETLKTKLVSVFGDF; this is encoded by the coding sequence ATGGCAATCGACAGGAACATGCGGATCCTGGTTGTAGATGATTATAAAACGATGCTCCGAATCATACGCAACCTTTTAAAGCAGATTAATTTTAACAACATAGAAGATGCATTGGACGGTAGCAGGGCCTTGCAGAAATTGAGGGAAAAGGAATTTGGTCTCATCATCTCGGACTGGAATATGGAGCCGATGACAGGGATTGAGTTGCTGAAAGAAGTGCGTGCGGACGAAAAATTAAAGAAAATTCCCTTCATCATGATTACGGCTGAAAGCAAGACGGAAAACGTCATCGTGGCAAAGCAGGCTGGCGTTTCGAATTACATCGTCAAGCCTTTCAATGCGGAGACTCTAAAAACGAAGCTCGTTAGTGTATTTGGCGATTTCTAG
- a CDS encoding chemotaxis protein CheZ, translating to MASCAKEALEASTTLNRTDEIIRIVQSVVETMEGDLSGPAVKLYQEFEQLAVFIQKAKQDIAALSPDEIQEKHIPLATDELDAIVMATERATGEILDSAEKIEAVFEKVDDEIRTKLNEAVTNIYEACSFQDITGQRISKIVATLKEIEEKVQGLVAAFGSSLPSAEEKKDGSDQKEQEDSRSLLNGPQLPGAGKSQEEIDALLSDLD from the coding sequence ATGGCCAGTTGTGCAAAGGAAGCTCTTGAAGCATCGACAACGTTGAATCGAACGGACGAGATTATTCGTATTGTTCAATCCGTCGTTGAGACAATGGAGGGGGACCTTTCTGGCCCTGCGGTAAAGCTTTATCAGGAGTTTGAACAGCTCGCTGTCTTCATTCAAAAGGCAAAACAGGATATTGCGGCTCTCTCTCCGGATGAAATTCAAGAAAAGCACATTCCGTTGGCGACGGACGAGCTTGACGCCATTGTTATGGCGACTGAGCGCGCGACGGGTGAGATTCTCGATTCGGCTGAGAAAATCGAGGCCGTCTTTGAGAAAGTGGACGATGAGATTCGCACAAAGCTGAATGAGGCGGTTACGAATATATACGAAGCATGCAGCTTTCAGGATATCACCGGTCAGCGGATCAGCAAGATTGTTGCGACTCTTAAAGAGATCGAGGAAAAGGTACAGGGACTGGTTGCCGCCTTCGGTTCCAGCTTGCCCTCTGCAGAGGAAAAAAAGGATGGCAGCGATCAGAAAGAGCAGGAAGACAGTCGGTCCTTGCTGAATGGTCCGCAGCTTCCTGGTGCAGGCAAAAGCCAGGAAGAAATTGACGCACTGCTGAGCGATCTGGATTAG